In a genomic window of Amphiprion ocellaris isolate individual 3 ecotype Okinawa chromosome 11, ASM2253959v1, whole genome shotgun sequence:
- the map2 gene encoding microtubule-associated protein 2 isoform X12, with the protein MAVSLCSLKMDSDKQDSGSMSPDSIGSEKRPEEFFEPQIQGFFAGERVVPESPTMDMPSFVPPDVRNQAKEPVRSLTLQPTYGEPITVSEKQPSVEVVEFSSIGAASDFSSMGVKVQGGDSTRDASDRSGMSAYFETSAMEVDEGPHSKGEGYYELSRSGEQKITVDSGSQDISYSTLAEVQDKPETTKSTTEDTSVFTVPDRSNDCRLSPGKLALEQRSYSLNITIGAMDQSGQGRPRNFSPLATDIMSYTSGSLDESADYLPVTTPSVDKPPSFPPLILETAASITSDSSSPPRTTELPSKSSPEPESPESPQLPKSNYKNGTVMAQDLPEMLDLAGTRSRLASENTDPEITRRKSIQADFSPFADDPLASLISGEQSPGPRKSDSQMEEMGYCVFSEYSGPMPSPADVFSPTDTATQVFTPSVLEEKVAEQARKLAVRDTSVEDKIQPSEVADEAEEKEQKQEERKDSVEEKGKDVVDDQPVKIVSETPLIQPSETFVTPTVTVTLEEGGRSGSETERQASGEGSASETEIADYERQIRKLEMEDRPLSLEEERELQELREKVKLVHQEAYEEVDAEDVYQLTGVAKDRIARPVKTSPASSVESNIDDDKLLSPVLSPSKLKQREVYGSPKRVPSPVLGINKEEKEEAERKKREEQEKEAAEKKMKEEEERKIREEAEKKEREMKEREEQERREKEEREKEEAERILKEEKERLEKEQKEQEMRERLEKEKKEKEEREIKEKEEKEKKEKEERERKEKEERERKEREERERLEQEERERKEIEEKERIEQELREKEEREKLERQLKEKEELEKLAEMDKKVADKPEEKEDIKPAETEAENLKQTAEEDVLKKAEAGAEVTKEIPETRAAIESVVTVEDDFITVVQTIDEAEEPGHSVRFSGPPEAEPLCVASRKEDEEEEEEEEEESVELAQEADMEPASLEEVGDVPETPASPEREAQTIETEGPTESYDRDETTMDDSILDSSWVDTQDDDKSMATEQIEPLPKVPSPVRKPAVVQNKQTQQWKTEKQEKPVKPKTKGGRPKGRISTPERKPVRKEPVYIPREEIKKKKAVIRKTELTKKMETQSQSPSKRSAMKPAVRQTRPIHHHSCPRRRPTEAPPDGRQPLSVARQSRDRASCHAHCLTLTKIPTSISREAVSLDKSRPSSAEPRGSPQLQRLIAKDGGSRSPDKRTSLPRHASILTRRPYHDHEESSTSITSSGSTAPRRPTSFRTEMRAEHRTGRAPSMTVTESVRSRSARSGHSTPRTPGSTAITPGTPPSYSSSSRTPGTPRSLSLISQERKVAVVRTPPKSPATTPKQLRIINQPLPDFKNVKSKIGSTENIKYQPKGGQIHILNKKLDFSHSLSKCSSKDNLKQSPRGANVLIPSVKLDYSHVQSRCGSLDRRGYSAGGGNVQIQNKKIDLSHVTSKCGSLDNIHHRPGGGHVRIESVKLDFKDKAQAKVGSLDNAHHIPGGGHITIESHRLTFRDHAKARVDHGAEIVVQSPGLSGSVSPHRNRDSHLSSSGSLNMMESPQLATLAEDVTAALAKQGL; encoded by the exons ATGGCCGTATCATTGTGCT CTTTAAAGATGGACTCAGACAAGCAAGACAGTGGGTCCATGAGCCCAGACAGCATTGGATCGGAGAAACGCCCAGAGGAGTTTTTTGAGCCACAGATCCAAGGGTTTTTTGCTGGTGAACGAGTTGTACCAGAGAGCCCCACCATGGATATGCCATCCTTTGTACCTCCAGATGTTCGAAACCAAGCCAAAGAACCCGTAAGGTCACTCACACTTCAGCCTACATATGGTGAGCCGATCACCGTGTCTGAGAAACAGCCATcagtggaggtggtggagtTCAGCAGCATTGGTGCTGCTTCTGACTTCTCTTCAATGGGAGTCAAAGTCCAGGGTGGAGACTCAACAAGAGACGCAAGCGACAGGTCTGGCATGTCAGCATATTTTGAAACGTCAGCCATGGAAGTTGATGAAGGTCCCCACAGTAAGGGTGAGGGTTATTATGAACTGAGCAGATCTGGCGAGCAGAAGATTACAGTCGATTCTGGGTCTCAGGATATCAGCTACAGCACACTAGCTGAAGTTCAGGATAAACCTGAAACTACAAAAAGTACGACAGAAGACACTAGTGTGTTTACAGTTCCTGACAGAAGTAATGACTGCAGACTTTCCCCGGGAAAACTCGCCTTAGAACAGAGGAGTTACTCACTTAACATCACCATTGGAGCAATGGATCAGAGTGGGCAAGGCAGACCTAGGAACTTTTCTCCACTAGCCACAGATATCATGTCCTATACTAGTGGAAGTCTAGATGAGTCAGCAGACTACCTTCCAGTTACTACACCTTCTGTGGATAAGCCTCCGTCTTTCCCACCCCTGATCCTGGAGACTGCAGCTTCCATCACATCAGATTCTTCATCCCCTCCAAGGACCACTGAACTACCTTCAAAGTCAAGCCCTGAACCAGAGTCTCCAGAGTCACCTCAGCTCCCAAAGAGCAACTATAAAAACGGCACAGTGATGGCGCAAGACTTACCTGAGATGCTAGACCTTGCTGGTACCCGTTCCAGACTGGCATCAGAAAACACTGACCCAGAAATCACCAGGAGAAAGTCAATTCAAGCTGATTTTTCTCCCTTTGCTGATGACCCACTGGCCAGTCTAATATCAGGGGAACAGAGTCCTGGACCTAGAAAGAGTGACAGCCAGATGGAAGAGATGGGCTATTGTGTGTTCAGTGAATATTCAGGGCCCATGCCATCCCCTGCAGATGTGTTCAGCCCTACAGACACTGCCACACAAGTCTTCACTCCCTCTGTCCTGGAGGAGAAAGTGGCTGAGCAGGCAAGGAAATTAGCAGTCAGAGATACATCTGTGGAGGACAAGATCCAGCCATCAGAAGTTGCTGATGAAGCTGAAGAGAAAGAGCAAAagcaagaagaaagaaaagattcTGTGGAAGAAAAAGGCAAAGATGTTGTAGATGATCAGCCTGTTAAGATTGTAAGTGAGACACCACTGATTCAGCCAAGTGAGACTTTTGTGACACCAACTGTCACTGTGACTCTAGAAGAAGGTGGAAGGTCAGGCAGTGAGACAGAGCGACAAGCCAGCGGTGAAGGCTCGGCATCAGAAACTGAGATTGCTGACTATGAGAGGCAGATCCGCAAATTGGAGATGGAGGACAGGCCTCTCAGTTTGGAGGAGGAGCGAGAACTGCAGGAGCTCCGAGAGAAGGTGAAACTGGTGCACCAGGAAGCCTATGAGGAAGTGGATGCAGAAGATGTGTACCAGCTGACTGGTGTGGCCAAGGACCGAATTGCCAGGCCTGTCAAAACTTCACCTGCTTCATCAGTGGAGAGTAACATCGATGATGACAAACTGCTCTCTCCGGTGCTCTCACCTTCCAAACTGAAACAAAGAGAAGTATATGGTTCCCCCAAAAGAGTTCCATCACCAGTGTTAGGAATAaacaaagaggagaaagaggaggcagaaagaaaaaagagggaaGAGCAAGAGAAGGAAGCAGctgagaagaaaatgaaagaagaagaagaaaggaaaatcagggaagaggcagaaaagaaagaaagggaaatgaaagagagagaagaacaggaaaggagagagaaagaagaaagagaaaaagaagaagcagagaggatattgaaggaagaaaaagaaaggttggagaaagaacagaaagagcaggaaatgagagagagactggagaaagagaaaaaagaaaaagaggagagggagataaaagaaaaggaagagaaagagaagaaagaaaaagaagagagagaaaggaaggagaaagaagagagggaaaggaaagaaagagaagaaagggAAAGACTAGagcaagaggagagagaaaggaaagaaatagaagagaaagaaagaatagAGCAAGAGTTAAGagagaaggaagagagagaaaagcttGAAAGGCAActgaaagagaaggaagagCTTGAGAAATTGGCTGAGATGGACAAAAAGGTTGCAGACAAgcctgaagaaaaagaagatataAAACCTGCTGAGACGGAGGCTGAAAACCTGAAACAAACGGCTGAGGAAGACGTGTTAAAGAAAGCAGAAGCTGGGGCAGAGGTGACGAAGGAGATTCCAGAGACTCGCGCTGCCATCGAATCAGTGGTGACAGTTGAAGATGATTTTATCACTGTGGTCCAGACCATCGATGAAGCTGAGGAACCGGGGCACAGCGTTCGTTTCTCAGGTCCACCTGAGGCTGAACCCCTTTGCGTTGCTTCCCGTAAAgaagacgaagaggaggaggaggaggaagaggaggagtctGTTGAGCTGGCCCAGGAAGCAGACATGGAGCCCGCCAGtctagaggaggtgggtgatgTTCCTGAAACCCCAGCCTCCCCCGAGAGGGAGGCTCAGACCATAGAAACAGAAGGACCGACAGAAAGCTACGATCGAGATGAAACCACAATGGACGACTCCATCCTTGACAGCTCCTGGGTTGACACACAAG ATGATGATAAGAGCATGGCAACAGAGCAGATTGAGCCTTTGCCCAAGGTGCCTAGTCCAGTCAGAAAGCCTGCTGTGGTCCAGAACAAGCAGACGCAACAGTGGaagacagagaaacaggaaaAGCCTGTTAAACCCAAGACCAAGGGTGGCCGGCCTAAAGGACGAATCTCCACACCCGAACGCAAACCTGTCCGCAAAGAACCTGTCTACATCCCCAGAGAGGAaatcaagaagaaaaaag CTGTGATACGGAAGACTGAGCTTACCAAAAAAATGGAGACTCAGAGTCAGTCCCCATCCAAGAGAAGTGCGATGAAACCAGCAGTCCGCCAGACCCGACCCATCCATCACCACTCCTGCCCCAGAAGGAGACCCACAG AGGCCCCACCAGACGGTCGTCAGCCTCTCAGTGTTGCCAGACAGTCTCGCGACAGAGCATCG TGCCATGCCCATTGTTTGACACTTACAAAGATCCCCACCTCCATATCCAGAGAGGCTGTCTCATTAGATAAATCTCGTCCGTCCTCAGCAGAGCCTCGAGGCTCGCCACAATTACAGAGACTTATAGCCAAG GATGGTGGATCACGAAGCCCAGACAAGAGGACCTCTCTGCCACGACACGCCTCCATCCTGACTCGCCGTCCGTACCATGACCACGAAGAGAGTTCCACATCTATCACTAGCTCCGGCTCCACAGCTCCCCGCAGACCCACAT CATTTCGCACTGAGATGAGGGCAGAGCATAGGACAGGACGAGCCCCTAGTATGACAG TTACAGAGTCGGTGCGCTCCCGTTCGGCTCGCAGTGGCCACTCCACCCCCCGCACCCCTGGCTCCACAGCCATCACCCCAGGAACCCCTCCCAGCTACTCGTCATCTTCAAGGACCCCCGGGACCCCACGCTCCCTCAGTTTGATTTCCCAGGAGAGGAAGGTGGCCGTGGTCCGCACCCCACCTAAGTCGCCCGCAACCACACCCAAGCAGCTCCGAATCATCAACCAGCCACTGCCTGACTTCAAAAATGTCAAGTCTAAGATCGGCTCCACAGAGAATATCAAGTATCAGCCCAAAGGAGGACAG ATTCATATTTTAAACAAGAAGCTGGACTTCAGTCACTCACTGTCAAAATGCAGCTCCAAGGACAATCTGAAGCAGTCTCCCCGTGGGGCCAAT GTTCTCATCCCCAGTGTTAAGCTGGACTATAGCCATGTTCAGTCTAGGTGTGGGTCCTTGGACAGGCGGGGCTACTCAGCAGGAGGTGGAAAC GTGCAAATACAGAACAAGAAGATCGACTTGAGCCATGTGACCTCCAAGTGTGGTTCTCTAGACAACATCCATCATCGGCCAG